A region of the Desulforhopalus sp. genome:
ACGGGATAGAAAACCCAGTAGTTTTTCCAGATCCGGTTCCTGCAAACGCCACATATCTATCCTTTCAGTTCAAAAAGTTCACGGTGAAGGCCGGTTTCCCCACCAGCAGCCGTATCTCCAACCTGAGTGTTTTTTCATTATCGGCTGTACGCTGGCGACCGGTAGAGGTCGCCAGGCATCACCATCTGCAAAACAACCCGGCGCAAAGTCGGCGAAAATAGACCGAACTTGTTGTAATTCGGTGCGCCTTAGACTACAATCACCGGTGCTTCCCAGCGTAGTACCATGAGCACCCACAGAATATTTAAAACAATTTTTCGATTTTCGCCACGTTGCTCGCACAACTTCAAGTAAACAAAGGAGATCCAATCATGTCTCGAAAGATGGTTACGATTGACGGCAATCAGGCCTGTACGCATGTCGCTTACGCCACGAGTGAAGTCATCACCTTATACCCTATTACCCCTTCGACCCCACTGGCAGCGGAAGCTGACTCCAAGTCCGCGGCCCTGCAAAAGAATATCTGGGGCACCGTGCCCGTCGTCAATCAAATGCAATCCGAGGCCGGAGTAGCCGGCTCAATGCATGGATCTCTCACCACCGGCGCCCTGTGCACGACCTTCACCGCCTCGCAGGGTCTGCTGCTGATGATCCCTAATATGTACAAAATTGCCGGTGAGCTCACTCCCACCGTTTTCCACGTAACGGCCAGGGCCATTGCCTGCCAGGGGCTGTCGATCTTCGGTGACCACGGCGATATATATGCCGCCCGGCAAACCGGCTGGGCCATGCTCTGTTCGCAAAATGTCCAGGAAGCCATGGACATGGCTCTCATAGCAGTCCAATCGACACTTGCCACCCGCATTCCTTTTGTCCACTTTTTTGACGGCTTCCGGACCTCCCACGAGATCCAGAAGATCGAAGAGGTCAGTCACGACCAAATGCGCGAGATGGTAGACGAGGAGCTGATCTTCGAACATCGCCATCGGGCTTTATCCCCTGATCACCCAACCATCCGCGGAACTGCCCAGAATCCGGATGTATATTTCACCGGCCGTGAGACCGTCAACAAATATTACAATGCCACCCCTGCCCTTGTTCAGGAAACCATGGACAAGTTTGCCGGAATAGCCGGCCGCCAGTATCATCTCTTTGATTACCACGGTTCCCCGGATGCGGAAAATGTCGTGGTGATGATGGGTTCCGGCTGCGAGACGGTTGCCGCGACAATCGATCACCTCATTGCCCAGGGTGAAAAGGTGGGCATGGTCATGGTTCGTTTATACCGTCCCTTTGACTGCAAAGCCATGGTCAACTCCCTGCCCGCTACTGTCGAGCGAATCACCGTCCTTGATCGCACCAAGGAGCCGGGTGCCGCCGGCGACCCGCTGTATCTCGATGTTCGCGCCGCAATCGGCGAGGCCTCCGAGACCAACACCACGATCTATCCGCCGATTATCCTCTCGGGACGATACGGCCTCGGTTCGGCGGAATTTACACCGGCCATGGTCAAGGCGGTGTTCGACAACATGAAGTCAATGTCTCCCAAGACCAAATTCTGTGTCGGACCAAAAGACGATGTGACTTATTCGAGCCTCGATTTCGATCCGGCTTTCAATATTGAGGGACAAGACGTATACCGGGCGATGTTCTACGGCCTTGGCTCGGACGGAACCGTCGGCGCCAATAAAAACACCATTAAGATCATCGGCACCGAGACCGACAACTCGGCCCAAGGCTATTTCGTTTACGATTCGAAAAAATCAGGATCGATCACCACCAGCCACCTGCGCTTCGGCAAGACCCCGGTTGTTGCCCCGTACCTGATCAACAAGGCAAACTTCATCGCCTGCCATAATTTCACCTTCCTGAAACAGGTCGACATGCTCGCCAACCTGGAAGAAGGCGGGACCTTCCTGTTGACCACCAGCTTCACCAAGGACACCGTCTGGAACGAGCTTCCCGGCAAGGTGCAGAAGGACCTAGTGGCCAAGAAGGCCAAATTCTATATCATCGACGCCGTTTCCCTGGGTCTTGCCCTGGGCCTTGGCGCTCGCATCAACATGATCATGCAGACCGCTTTCTTCCTGATCTCCGGCATCCTTACCGAGGAACAGGCCATCGCCGCGATCAAGAAGGCCATCCAGAAGACCTACGGCAAAAAGGGCGACAAGGTTGTGCAGATGAACTACGGCGCAGTCGATGCGGCGGTTCAGAACATCACCCAGGTCACTCTTGGCGACAAGGTTGACGGCAAGGCCATGCCGGCCACCGTGCCTGAGCATGCGCCGAAATTCGTCAAGGAAGTTACCGCGAGGATCATTGAAGGCAACGGCTACAACCTGAAGGTTTCGCAGATTCCAGCCGACGGCACCTGGCCGACGGGGACAACCCAATACGAAAAACGCAATATCGCCGTCGCCGTACCCCGCTGGATTCCGGAAAATTGTATCCAATGCGGTCAGTGCTCCCTGGTATGCCCCCATGCCGCCAACCGTATTAAGATTTTTCCGGCACAGCCAGACGCTCCCGAGGCATTTCTCAGTAAAGACGCGGTCGGCAAGGAGTTCAAGGGTCAGCAATTCACCGTACAGATCTTCACCGAGGACTGCTGCGGCTGTACCCTCTGCGTCAGTGTCTGTCCGGCAAAGGTCAAGGCCCTGGAGATGATCCCGAACAACGAAGACGTTCGTGCGGTACAATCGAAAAATGTCGAATACTTCCTCGGCCTGCCGGAAATCGATCCGGCGAAGATCAATGTGGCCACCATCAAAGGCAGCCAGCTTATGCGACCGCTCTTCGAGTTCTCCGGAGCCTGTGCCGGCTGCGGCGAAACTCCTTATGTCAAGCTGATAACCCAGATGTTCGGCGACAGGCTGTATGTCGGTAATGCCACAGGCTGCTCCTCGATCTATGGCGGCAACCTGCCGACGACCCCCTATTGCAAACGGGCCGATGGCCGTGGACCGACCTGGGCCAACTCCCTGTTCGAGGACAACGCCGAATTTGCCGCCGGCATGCGGACGAGCGTCAACAAGCTGGGCCTCCAGGCCAGCGAACTCCTCACCGAGGCTGTAACGGCCGGACTGGTTAAGAAGGAACTGGCAGAGGCAATTCTTGCGGCCGACCAATCCAATCAAATCGCCATTGAGGCGCAGCGGGCACGGATCGACGAACTCAATGCCGTCCTCCTCAAAAACAGCAACCCGGTTGCCAGGAGACTGCTCCATCTCACCGACTTCCTGGTCAAGAAGACAGTCTGGGCCTTCGGTGGTGACGGCTGGGCCTACGATATCGGGTATGGCGGTGTTGACCACGTCCTCGCTTCCGGAGAAAATGTCAATATCCTCGTCATGGATACCGAGGTGTATTCCAACACCGGTGGACAGATGTCCAAGTCCACTCCCCGCGCAGCAACCGCCCAGTTTGCCGCCGGCGGCAAGAAGATGCCCAAGAAGAACATGGGGATGATCTTTGCCACCTACGGCAACGTCTATGTGGCGCAAATCAGTATCGGTGCCAATCCATCTCAGGCCATCAAGGCCCTTGCCGAGGCCGAAGCATATGACGGCCCATCTCTGGTCATTGCCTACTCACACTGCATCAACCATGGCATCAACATGGCTCTCGGCCTTGAGCAGCAAAAGAAGGCCGTGGCCTGTGGGCATTGGCCGCTCTACCGCTTCAATCCTGACCTGGAAGCGCAAGGCAAGAACCCCTTGATCATCGACTCCAAGGAGCCAACCATCAGCTTCGATGAGTACGCCCTCGGCGAGAACCGCTATCGCACTCTCAAGCGGGTAAATCCCGGTAAGGCTGATGAACTCATGGCCGAGTCGCAAAAAGACGTTTTGAAGGGCTGGAAATTCCTCAAGAGCCTGGCCACGGCCCTTGAACCGGAGAAACCAGCAGCTAAAGAAGAAAAGTAACAGCAAAGGACAATCCCGTTCAACCCTGCTTTTTTCGGGGTTGAACGGCTGGCAACAAAAAAGGCCTCGTGGGCAATTACCCACGAGGCCTTTTTCTTGCTACCCTGCTGACCGTCTATTTTTTCTTCCGTGCTGCTTCTTCGGCCTTTCGCCGTTCATCCTCGGCCTTCAACTCTTCATATTCCTTAATGGACTGCCTGACGCTATCGTCCTGCCGTTCCTTGATCTGGGCAACCTTCGCCTTAATCTTTTCCTCGCGAATCTTCAGAACCTGTGCGCCAAAAAGGGTGGCCGCCAGATATTTGAAGGAAAAAAGCATCAACTCAACATCGTCTTCCTTAATTTTTTTGACGGTTTCTTCGTCAATTTCGTAGACCTCAAGAAAGGAACTCTCAAAGACGAATTTTCGAAAGGTAGCGAGATCGGTCGAGGCCATGAAGAACATCCGCTTCGCCTGCTCCGACAAGGTCGCCTGCTGACCGAACGACTTGCGGCGCATAACCAGCCGTAACCACTCCTTGTTCATTTCGTCACGGACATCAACGCCCTGGTCGGCCCGCCATTCCCGAATGGTCCACTGCTTGTCTTCCTCAAAGCCCTTGCAATGGTCTTCACGCACCAAAAAGAAAAACTTCTCTTCTTCGGAGACACTTTCATTACCTGCTGCGTCCCTGGTACCACCTTCATGAAAATCGGCCATTCCTACCGGATAGTAGCGGCAAGCGGTTGGCCGGTCGGTGTACACGGTACAACCTTCAGGGGTTACGAACGGACATTTATTATCATCCTCCCGCAGTTTGATCATCACCCCAGGCATATCGGTGTTTTCCAGGTAGGACGGACGGGTATACTGATGAAGAAATTCATGGGCGGGAAGATTCAGCCGCTTGGTCAATTGAAGAATGTCATAGGGGGTCAGAACAATTTTTATTCCCCCACAACAGGCGGTAAAGCACTTCACTCCAGGATGACAGCGAAACTTCAAGGGACTATCCAGAGTAAGTTTTCTCGGGACGATGGAAGAGGGGTTTTTTTCTTTTCCAAAGATGGTTTTTTCCTTGGAGGTATTTCCTTCATTACTCATTAACATCACCTGATTAAAAATTATGGAAGAACCCA
Encoded here:
- the nifJ gene encoding pyruvate:ferredoxin (flavodoxin) oxidoreductase, giving the protein MSRKMVTIDGNQACTHVAYATSEVITLYPITPSTPLAAEADSKSAALQKNIWGTVPVVNQMQSEAGVAGSMHGSLTTGALCTTFTASQGLLLMIPNMYKIAGELTPTVFHVTARAIACQGLSIFGDHGDIYAARQTGWAMLCSQNVQEAMDMALIAVQSTLATRIPFVHFFDGFRTSHEIQKIEEVSHDQMREMVDEELIFEHRHRALSPDHPTIRGTAQNPDVYFTGRETVNKYYNATPALVQETMDKFAGIAGRQYHLFDYHGSPDAENVVVMMGSGCETVAATIDHLIAQGEKVGMVMVRLYRPFDCKAMVNSLPATVERITVLDRTKEPGAAGDPLYLDVRAAIGEASETNTTIYPPIILSGRYGLGSAEFTPAMVKAVFDNMKSMSPKTKFCVGPKDDVTYSSLDFDPAFNIEGQDVYRAMFYGLGSDGTVGANKNTIKIIGTETDNSAQGYFVYDSKKSGSITTSHLRFGKTPVVAPYLINKANFIACHNFTFLKQVDMLANLEEGGTFLLTTSFTKDTVWNELPGKVQKDLVAKKAKFYIIDAVSLGLALGLGARINMIMQTAFFLISGILTEEQAIAAIKKAIQKTYGKKGDKVVQMNYGAVDAAVQNITQVTLGDKVDGKAMPATVPEHAPKFVKEVTARIIEGNGYNLKVSQIPADGTWPTGTTQYEKRNIAVAVPRWIPENCIQCGQCSLVCPHAANRIKIFPAQPDAPEAFLSKDAVGKEFKGQQFTVQIFTEDCCGCTLCVSVCPAKVKALEMIPNNEDVRAVQSKNVEYFLGLPEIDPAKINVATIKGSQLMRPLFEFSGACAGCGETPYVKLITQMFGDRLYVGNATGCSSIYGGNLPTTPYCKRADGRGPTWANSLFEDNAEFAAGMRTSVNKLGLQASELLTEAVTAGLVKKELAEAILAADQSNQIAIEAQRARIDELNAVLLKNSNPVARRLLHLTDFLVKKTVWAFGGDGWAYDIGYGGVDHVLASGENVNILVMDTEVYSNTGGQMSKSTPRAATAQFAAGGKKMPKKNMGMIFATYGNVYVAQISIGANPSQAIKALAEAEAYDGPSLVIAYSHCINHGINMALGLEQQKKAVACGHWPLYRFNPDLEAQGKNPLIIDSKEPTISFDEYALGENRYRTLKRVNPGKADELMAESQKDVLKGWKFLKSLATALEPEKPAAKEEK
- a CDS encoding YkgJ family cysteine cluster protein; this encodes MSNEGNTSKEKTIFGKEKNPSSIVPRKLTLDSPLKFRCHPGVKCFTACCGGIKIVLTPYDILQLTKRLNLPAHEFLHQYTRPSYLENTDMPGVMIKLREDDNKCPFVTPEGCTVYTDRPTACRYYPVGMADFHEGGTRDAAGNESVSEEEKFFFLVREDHCKGFEEDKQWTIREWRADQGVDVRDEMNKEWLRLVMRRKSFGQQATLSEQAKRMFFMASTDLATFRKFVFESSFLEVYEIDEETVKKIKEDDVELMLFSFKYLAATLFGAQVLKIREEKIKAKVAQIKERQDDSVRQSIKEYEELKAEDERRKAEEAARKKK